A stretch of the Vigna radiata var. radiata cultivar VC1973A chromosome 7, Vradiata_ver6, whole genome shotgun sequence genome encodes the following:
- the LOC106766804 gene encoding endoglucanase 8 produces MASNTLFSVLSMLLLLFLRPSSAAHDYRDALRKSILFFEGQRSGRLPADQRLRWRRDSALHDGATAGVDLSGGYYDAGDNIKFGFPMAFTTTMLSWSVIDFEKSMGAELGNALKAVRWGTDYLLKATAKIGSGVVFVQVGDPYSDHNCWERPEDMDTLRTVFKIDGSHPGSDVAGETAAALAAASIVFRSRDPSYSTMLLNRAVAVFQFADSHRGAYSNSLRRAVCPFYCDVNGYQDELLWAAAWLHKASRRRQYREYIVRNEVVLRAGDTINEFGWDNKHAGINVLISKEVLMGRANYFSSFKQNADQFICSTLPGISHPQVQYSPGGLIFKAGGSNMQHVTSLSFLLLAYSNYLSHANKVVPCGETTATPALLKHLAKRQVDYILGDNPLGMSYMVGYGPRYPRRIHHRASSLPSVAVHPARIGCKAGSRYFFSPNPNPNVLVGAVVGGPTNNTDSFPDSRPFFQQSEPTTYINAPLVGLLAFFSGHY; encoded by the exons CAAAAGCATCCTCTTCTTCGAAGGCCAGCGCTCGGGCAGACTCCCCGCCGATCAGCGCCTCCGCTGGCGCCGCGACTCAGCATTGCACGACGGTGCAACGGCCGGA GTGGACTTGAGCGGAGGGTACTACGACGCCGGAGACAACATAAAGTTCGGTTTTCCAATGGCGTTCACGACTACGATGCTGTCGTGGAGCGTGATCGACTTCGAGAAGAGCATGGGAGCGGAGCTCGGGAATGCATTGAAGGCAGTGAGGTGGGGGACCGATTATTTGCTGAAGGCGACGGCGAAGATTGGTTCCGGCGTGGTGTTCGTGCAGGTTGGTGACCCTTACTCCGACCATAACTGTTGGGAGAGACCGGAAGACATGGACACGCTACGCACCGTTTTCAAGATCGACGGGTCCCACCCAGGATCTGACGTGGCAGGAGAAACTGCCGCTGCACTCGCTGCTGCCTCCATCGTCTTCAGATCACGTGACCCCTCCTACTCTACCATGCTCCTCAATCGAGCCGTTGCG GTGTTCCAGTTTGCGGATTCGCATCGTGGCGCGTACAGTAACAGCCTGAGGCGTGCAGTCTGCCCGTTTTACTGCGACGTGAATGGTTACCAG GACGAGTTGCTGTGGGCAGCAGCGTGGTTGCACAAGGCATCACGTAGGCGTCAGTACAGAGAATACATTGTTCGGAACGAAGTGGTGTTAAGAGCAGGGGACACCATAAATGAGTTTGGTTGGGATAACAAGCATGCTGGGATTAATGTCCTCATTTCGAAG GAGGTCTTAATGGGAAGAGCAAACTATTTTTCGTCCTTCAAACAGAATGCGGATCAATTTATCTGTTCTACATTGCCTGGAATTTCTCACCCTCAAGTTCAATATTCCCCGG GTGGGCTTATCTTCAAGGCGGGTGGAAGTAACATGCAGCACGTAACGTCCCTGTCTTTCCTGCTCCTGGCTTATTCTAACTACCTAAGCCACGCCAATAAGGTCGTGCCATGTGGCGAGACCACTGCCACCCCAGCTTTACTCAAACACCTTGCCAAACGTCAG GTGGATTACATTCTCGGAGACAACCCCTTGGGAATGTCGTACATGGTTGGATATGGCCCACGCTACCCGCGCAGGATACACCATCGGGCCAGCTCGCTTCCCTCCGTGGCGGTCCACCCAGCCCGCATTGGCTGTAAAGCTGGATCTCGGTATTTCTTTAGCCCAAATCCCAACCCCAATGTATTGGTTGGGGCCGTGGTGGGTGGGCCCACCAATAACACAGATTCCTTCCCGGATTCCAGGCCTTTCTTTCAGCAATCCGAGCCCACAACATACATCAATGCCCCGCTGGTGGGCCTTCTGGCTTTCTTTTCAGGCCACTATTGA
- the LOC106768017 gene encoding protein PLANT CADMIUM RESISTANCE 3-like produces the protein MSEKFADGSWSTGLCDCFSDCPSCCLTLWCPCVSFGRVAEILDKGKTSCCLHGSLFYLLAGFTQLGGCIYAWLYRAKLREVYGIEGHHCTDCLVSFLCLHLSICQEYRELKVRGFDISAGWDGNVQMYTRGVTSAPEVEGGMSR, from the exons ATGTCTGAGAAGTTTGCTGATGGATCATGGTCCACTGGTTTATGCGACTGCTTCTCAGACTGCCCTTCTT GTTGTCTCACTCTTTGGTGCCCCTGTGTTAGCTTTGGAAGGGTAGCTGAGATCCTGGACAAAGGAAAAACTT CTTGTTGTCTTCATGGATCACTGTTCTATCTACTCGCTGGTTTTACTCAACTGGGAGGGTGTATCTACGCGTGGTTGTATCGTGCAAAACTGAGAGAGGTGTACGGGATCGAGGGACACCATTGTACTGATTGTTTGGTCAGTTTTCTTTGCCTCCATTTATCCATCTGCCAGGAGTATCGGGAGCTCAAAGTTCGTGGATTTGACATCTCCGCTG GCTGGGATGGGAATGTGCAAATGTATACACGTGGCGTTACTTCAGCACCGGAAGTGGAAGGTGGCATGAGCCGTTGA
- the LOC106767988 gene encoding protein PLANT CADMIUM RESISTANCE 2, which translates to MTEKVAYGSWSTGLCDCFSDCSSCCLTFWCPCVSFGRVAEILDKGSTSCCLHGSLFCILTIFTHVGGCIHSWVYRAKLREVYGIEGHRCSDCLVSCFCPRLSICQEYRELKARGFQMSAGWDGNVQMQTRGVTSAPAVEGGMSH; encoded by the exons ATGACTGAGAAGGTTGCTTATGGCTCATGGTCCACTGGTTTATGTGACTGCTTCTCAGACTGCAGCTCTT GTTGTCTGACTTTTTGGTGCCCCTGTGTTAGCTTTGGAAGGGTGGCTGAGATCCTGGACAAAGGGTCAACTT CCTGTTGTCTTCATGGATCACTGTTCTGTATTCTTACTATTTTCACTCATGTGGGAGGCTGTATCCATTCGTGGGTGTATCGTGCAAAATTGAGGGAGGTGTATGGGATTGAGGGACATCGTTGTAGTGATTGTTTGGTCAGTTGTTTTTGTCCCCGTTTATCCATCTGCCAGGAGTATCGTGAGCTCAAAGCCCGAGGATTTCAAATGTCTGCTG GTTGGGATGGAAATGTGCAAATGCAAACGCGTGGCGTCACTTCAGCACCGGCGGTGGAAGGTGGCATGAGCCATTGA